A stretch of the Thermodesulfobacteriota bacterium genome encodes the following:
- the truB gene encoding tRNA pseudouridine(55) synthase TruB → MNGILVIDKPSGVTSHDVVKRVKRLLKVHKAGHTGTLDPLATGVLPVCINEATKIVQFLINDDKEYEADLKLGRETDTQDLFGRVIRESYQIPGDHNKIIDTFISFEGNIKQKPPVFSALKYQGAPLYKLARRGIYVDTPEREINIFKINVTKIDLPYVSFNVSCSKGTYIRTLCADIGKKLGCGAHLVRLRRIRSGGFYIKDSHSLDELECLFKNGAVKDKVIPLDRALNNLPQIRVSDDLAKRVRHGKQIIIDDLKGICLSHIKTGERLRITSLKDDLIAVGESLITSPLTDKEEGWDMVCRLIRVFNT, encoded by the coding sequence GTGAATGGTATATTAGTTATTGATAAACCCTCTGGGGTTACTTCTCATGATGTTGTGAAGAGGGTGAAAAGGTTGCTTAAGGTTCATAAAGCAGGGCATACAGGCACCTTGGACCCTCTGGCTACCGGCGTTCTTCCTGTTTGCATAAATGAAGCGACCAAGATAGTTCAATTTTTAATAAATGATGATAAAGAATACGAGGCAGATTTAAAGCTGGGTAGAGAAACGGATACACAGGATCTGTTTGGTAGAGTAATTAGAGAATCTTATCAGATTCCGGGAGATCACAATAAGATAATTGATACCTTTATAAGTTTTGAAGGTAATATTAAGCAAAAGCCGCCAGTATTTTCAGCCTTAAAGTATCAAGGGGCTCCCCTTTATAAATTGGCAAGAAGAGGTATATATGTTGATACTCCAGAGAGGGAGATAAACATCTTCAAAATTAATGTTACCAAGATTGATCTTCCCTATGTTTCATTCAATGTGTCCTGTTCTAAAGGTACCTATATTAGAACATTATGTGCTGATATTGGTAAGAAATTAGGTTGTGGTGCCCACCTGGTTAGGCTGAGAAGGATAAGAAGTGGTGGCTTTTATATCAAAGATTCTCATTCTTTGGATGAATTAGAGTGCCTGTTCAAAAATGGGGCAGTAAAAGACAAAGTAATCCCATTAGATAGAGCTTTAAATAACTTGCCTCAAATAAGGGTGAGTGACGATCTGGCAAAAAGGGTTAGGCATGGTAAACAGATCATAATCGACGATCTGAAAGGCATTTGTCTGTCACATATTAAGACAGGAGAAAGGCTGAGGATTACTTCCTTAAAAGATGATCTAATCGCTGTAGGCGAGTCTTTGATAACTTCTCCATTAACTGACAAGGAAGAAGGGTGGGATATGGTTTGTAGATTGATTCGAGTTTTTAACACTTAA
- the rpsO gene encoding 30S ribosomal protein S15: MLDTQKKEKLIGEHRVHDKDTGSPEVQIALLSERINYLTEHFKVHKKDHHSRRGLMRLVGQRRRLLDYLKRKDTDRYRSIIGKLGIRK, translated from the coding sequence ATGTTAGATACTCAGAAAAAGGAAAAATTGATAGGAGAACACAGAGTTCACGATAAAGATACTGGATCACCAGAAGTCCAGATTGCCCTGTTGAGTGAGCGGATAAATTATCTCACGGAGCATTTTAAGGTACATAAAAAGGACCATCATTCACGCCGTGGGTTAATGAGACTCGTAGGCCAAAGAAGGCGATTGTTGGATTACCTGAAAAGAAAAGATACTGATCGGTATCGAAGTATCATTGGTAAACTTGGTATAAGAAAATGA